A window of the Brassica napus cultivar Da-Ae chromosome C5, Da-Ae, whole genome shotgun sequence genome harbors these coding sequences:
- the LOC106416649 gene encoding YTH domain-containing protein ECT1-like — translation MDGASSSDSFPLLETSDWFQELSLGSDASETPRNHYKGSLQQHYGHVPCGAYTAPSSHGSERKPNLNVGNVINGGDPFGSYPWGYYPSGGYQDQSFGYGHNNNSNTFSHLMTDPHNSSFDQFGYNDHLYSNQGLYGLYGNVIDSGHAYGTFGYDSWKLGRDWYPVDGYRKSRSFNYGRGYSEEKADRLNELCRGPRSSEGLSSTTKQDAPMAVDLHRYNGESFPETFTKAKFFVIKSYSEDDVHNSIKHGVWSSTPTGNKKLNAAYYEAQESCCPVYLLFSVNASGQFVGVAEMTGPVDFNKTVEYWQQDKWIGCFPVKWRIIKDVPNSFLRHVTIANNENKPVTNSRDTQEVSVEDGTKIIKIFKEYMSKTCILDDFKFYETRQKMIRDKKIKQKKQVLDVASVETIH, via the exons ATGGATGGAGCCTCTTCTTCTGATAGCTTCCCTCTTCTGG AAACATCAGATTGGTTCCAGGAGTTGTCTTTAGGTTCAGATGCAAGTGAAACCCCTAGGAACCATTATAAG GGTTCTCTTCAGCAACACTATGGACATGTACCTTGTGGTGCATATACTGCTCCATCTTCTCATGGAAGCGAAAGAAAGCCTAATCTTAATGTTGGAAACGTGATAAATGGTGGAGACCCGTTTGGTTCATACCCGTGGGGTTACTATCCTTCTGGTGGCTACCAGGATCAGAGTTTTGGTTATGGCCACAACAACAATTCAAATACCTTTTCACATCTCATGACG GATCCACACAATTCAAGTTTTGACCAGTTTGGATATAATGACCATTTGTATTCAAACCAAGGACTGTATGGACTTTACGGTAACGTAATCGACTCTGGTCATGCTTATGGAACGTTTGGTTATGACTCTTGGAAGCTCGGGAGAGATTGGTATCCTGTTGATGGCTATAGAAAGTCCAGAAGCTTCAACTACGGACGTGGCTACAGCGAAGAGAAAGCAGATAGGCTTAACGAGCTTTGTAGAGGACCAAGAAGCAGTGAAGGTCTCAGCTCTACAACGAAGCAAGACGCTCCAATGGCAGTAGATCTCCATCGCTACAACGGAGAGAGTTTCCCTGAGACATTCACCAAAGCGAAGTTCTTTGTGATTAAGTCATACAGCGAAGACGATGTTCACAACAGTATAAAGCATGGCGTGTGGTCCAGCACACCAACTGGCAACAAGAAGTTGAACGCTGCGTATTACGAAGCCCAAGAGAGTTGTTGTCCTGTTTATCTCCTCTTCTCG GTGAATGCAAGTGGGCAGTTCGTTGGTGTTGCGGAGATGACAGGTCCTGTTGATTTCAACAAGACGGTGGAGTATTGGCAACAAGATAAATGGATTGGTTGCTTCCCTGTGAAGTGGCGTATCATCAAAGACGTACCGAACAGTTTCTTGAGGCACGTAACGATTGCTAATAACGAGAACAAGCCCGTTACTAACAGCAGAGACACTCAAGAG GTGAGTGTGGAAGATGGAACCAAAATCATAAAGATATTCAAGGAGTATATGAGCAAGACATGTATACTTGATGACTTCAAGTTTTATGAGACCAGACAAAAGATGATCAGAGATAAGAAGATCAAGCAAAAGAAACAG GTCCTTGATGTAGCTTCTGTAGAAACGATCCACTGA
- the LOC106418584 gene encoding casein kinase 1-like protein HD16: MRELRSGARRSRRIEDHQPNPHLVENILLPPPPQTTTTTRRRGGGGRGRGNAALAKGAVPPRPTTAAGRGRGIRLTDFEPDPCEVLPAAGVLGATEPALNRDKDLAAEGGSPEKIAGMEDDSSMGPVPERVQVGNSPVYKTERKLGKGGFGQVYVGRRVSGGSDRIGADAIEVALKLEHRNSKGCNFGPPYEWQVYNTLNSCYGIPAVHHKGRQGDFYILVMDMLGPSLWDVWNSLAQSMSPNMVACIAVEAISILEKLHMKGFVHGDVKPENFLLGQPGTADEKKLYLIDLGLASRWKDSHSGQHVEYDQRPDVFRGTIRYASCHAHLGRTGSRRDDLESLAYTLIFLMRGRLPWQGYQGDNKSFLVCKKKMSTSPELMCCFCPPPFKLFLEAVTNMKFDEEPNYAKLISIFDTLIEPCAISRPIRIDGALKVGQKRGRLLINLEEDEQPRKKIRIGSPATQWISVYNARRPMKQRYHYNVAETRLPQHVEKGNEDGLYISCVASAANLWALIMDAGTGFSSQVYELSTVFLHKDWIMEQWEKNYYISSIAGANNGSSLVVMSKGTPYTQQSYKVSDSFPFKWINKKWKEGFHVTSMTTAGSRWGIVMSRNSGYSEQVVELDFLYPSEGIHRRWESGFRITSMAATADQAALILSIPKRKLTDETQETLRTSAFPSTHIKEKWAKNLYIASICYGRTVC; this comes from the exons atgcGAGAGTTAAGAAGTGGAGCTAGGAGATCGAGACGCATTGAAGATCATCAGCCTAACCCTCATCTAGTTGAAAACATCctacttcctcctcctcctcagacTACTACTACAACACGGCGAAGAGGTGGTGGTGGTAGAGGAAGAGGGAATGCTGCTTTAGCTAAAGGCGCGGTGCCTCCTAGACCAACAACTGCTGCCGGTAGGGGGAGGGGTATCAGGTTGACTGACTTTGAGCCTGACCCTTGTGAGGTTCTTCCAGCTGCTGGTGTTTTAGGGGCCACTGAACCGGCCTTGAATCGAGATAAGGATCTTGCTGCTGAAGGCGGCAGTCCAGAGAAAATAGCAGGCATGGAAGATGATTCCAGTATGGGCCCTGTCCCTGAAAGG gTACAAGTTGGAAACTCTCCTGTTTATAAGACGGAGAGGAAACTCGGTAAGGGTGGCTTTGGTCAAGTTTATGTTGGCAGGAGGGTGAGTGGTGGCAGTGATAGGATTGGAGCTGATGCAATTGAG GTAGCTCTGAAGCTTGAACACCGGAATAGTAAAGGATGCAATTTTGGCCCACCTTACGAGTGGCAAGTGTACAA TACGCTCAATAGCTGTTATGGAATTCCTGCTGTACATCATAAGGGTCGTCAAGGAGATTTTTACATCCTG gTCATGGACATGCTTGGTCCTAGCCTTTGGGATGTTTGGAATTCTTTAGCTCAGTC GATGTCTCCAAACATGGTAGCGTGCATTGCAGTGGAGGCCATATCTATTCTTGAGAAACTGCATATGAAGGG GTTTGTGCATGGAGATGTGAAACCAGAAAACTTTTTACTTGGTCAGCCTGGAACAGCAGACGAGAAGAAACTGTACCTTATCGATCTTGGCCTAG CATCAAGATGGAAAGATTCGCACTCTGGCCAGCATGTTGAATATGATCAAAGACCGGATGTATTCAG GGGAACGATACGGTATGCAAGTTGTCATGCACATCTTGGTCGTACTGGAAGCCGGAGAGATGATCTGGAATCATTGGCCTATACATTAATATTTCTGATGCGGGGGAGGTTGCCATGGCAAGGGTATCAG GGTGACAACAAGAGCTTTCTTGTTTGCAAGAAAAAGATGTCAACCTCTCCTGAACTGATGTGCTGTTTCTGTCCTCCCCCGTTCAAGCTTTTCCTCGAGGCAGTTACCAACATGAAGTTTGACGAGGAGCCTAACTACGCCAAGCTTATCTCGATTTTTGATACTCTCATCGAGCCATGTGCTATATCTAGACCGATTAGAATTGATGGGGCTCTGAAG GTTGGCCAAAAACGAGGAAGATTGCTTATCAATTTGGAAGAGGATGAACAGCCGAGGAAGAAAATCAGAATCGGCAGTCCTGCTACTCAGTGGATCTCAGTCTATAATGCACGTCGTCCTATGAAACAGAG ATATCATTACAATGTTGCGGAGACAAGGCTGCCTCAGCATGTGGAGAAAGGTAACGAGGATGGCCTTTACATCAGCTGTGTAGCATCAGCAGCTAATCTCTGGGCTCTTATCATGGATGCTGGGACTGGGTTCAGCTCTCAAGTCTATGAATTGTCCACAGTCTTCTTGCACAAG GACTGGATCATGGAACAATGGGAAAAGAACTACTATATCAGTTCCATAGCTGGTGCTAACAACGGAAGCTCGTTGGTCGTTATGTCGAAAG GAACTCCTTATACCCAGCAATCTTACAAAGTCAGCGACTCATTCCCATTCAAATGGATAAACAAAAAGTGGAAAGAAGGATTTCATGTAACCTCCATGACCACTGCTGGGAGTCGTTGGGGTATAGTAATGTCCAGAAACTCAGGCTATTCCGAACAG GTGGTGGAGCTCGATTTTTTGTACCCAAGTGAAGGAATCCATAGAAGATGGGAGAGTGGATTCAGGATAACATCAATGGCTGCAACAGCAGATCAAGCTGCTCTCATATTGAGTATACCCAAACGAAAATTAACTGATGAAACCCAAGAGACTCTTCGCACTTCTGCTTTCCCAAGCACCCATATCAAG GAAAAATGGGCGAAAAATCTGTACATTGCATCAATATGCTATGGTCGGACCGTTTGCTGA